A portion of the Trachemys scripta elegans isolate TJP31775 chromosome 11, CAS_Tse_1.0, whole genome shotgun sequence genome contains these proteins:
- the PRKRA gene encoding interferon-inducible double-stranded RNA-dependent protein kinase activator A isoform X1 gives MSQETFPAATQQSPEAPDKPRSLEEMIVAKPGKTPIQLLHEYGTKAGITPEYKFEKAEGQVHLPSFTFKVTVGEITGTGEGHSKKIAKHRAAEAALNVLKGNPSIGARLHSSRFSKATTKSNQSYRYITVTEGSIDSPEQVVQELAVQKGWRLPEYSLAHESGPPHKREFTMTCRIETFVETGTGTSKKLAKRNAAEKLLAKFHSFPPDSINISLGNEVGNNLGCTWDALRNSSEEKITLLKRSPLSIPNTDYVQLLGEVAEEQGFVITYLNIEELSVNGQYQCLAELSTNPVTVCHGTGISWGNAHNDAAHNALQYLKIMAGRK, from the exons CTTGGAGGAAATGATTGTTGCCAAACCAGGGAAAACACCAATTCAGTTGTTACATGAATATGGCACGAAGGCTGGTATCACTCCTGAGTACAAGTTTGAGAAGGCCGAAGGACAAGTACATCTTCCAAGTTTCACCTTTAAAGTCACAGTAGGTGAAATAACAGGCACAG GTGAAGGTCATAGCAAGAAGATTGCAAAACACAGAGCTGCAGAAGCTGCCTTGAACGTTTTGAAAGGAAATCCAAGTATTGG TGCCAGACTCCATAGTTCCAGATTCTCCAAAGCAACCACAAAATCAAACCAATCCTATAGGTACATTACAG ttacagaAGGCAGCATAGACAGTCCAGAGCAAGTAGTACAG GAGCTGGCTGTTCAGAAGGGATGGAGACTTCCTGAATATTCACTTGCACATGAGTCGGGGCCTCCTCACAAGCGGGAGTTTACAATGACTTGCAGAATAGAAACATTTGTAGAAACTg GGACTGGGACATCTAAGAAACTAGCAAAGCGAAATGCTGCTGAAAAATTACTTGCCAAATTCCACAGTTTCCCTCCAGATAGCATCAATATTTCCTTA GGAAATGAAGTGGGAAATAATTTAGGATGCACATGGGATGCCTTAAGGAACTCATCAGAAGAAAAAATTACCTTGCTGAAGAGAAGTCCACTCAGTATTCCTAATACAGACTATGTCCAACTGCTTGGAGAAGTTGCAGAAGAACAAGGTTTTGTTATAACATATTTGAATATAG aagagctgagcgTGAATGGACAGTACCAATGTCTTGCTGAACTCTCAACCAATCCAGTCACAGTTTGCCATGGTACTGGGATTTCTTGGGGCAATGCTCACAACGATGCTGCTCACAATGCATTACAGTATTTAAAGATCATGGCTGGAAGAAAATAA
- the PRKRA gene encoding interferon-inducible double-stranded RNA-dependent protein kinase activator A isoform X2 — translation MSQETFPAATQQSPEAPDKPRSLEEMIVAKPGKTPIQLLHEYGTKAGITPEYKFEKAEGQVHLPSFTFKVTVGEITGTGEGHSKKIAKHRAAEAALNVLKGNPSIGLSVPDSIVPDSPKQPQNQTNPIGTLQELAVQKGWRLPEYSLAHESGPPHKREFTMTCRIETFVETGTGTSKKLAKRNAAEKLLAKFHSFPPDSINISLGNEVGNNLGCTWDALRNSSEEKITLLKRSPLSIPNTDYVQLLGEVAEEQGFVITYLNIEELSVNGQYQCLAELSTNPVTVCHGTGISWGNAHNDAAHNALQYLKIMAGRK, via the exons CTTGGAGGAAATGATTGTTGCCAAACCAGGGAAAACACCAATTCAGTTGTTACATGAATATGGCACGAAGGCTGGTATCACTCCTGAGTACAAGTTTGAGAAGGCCGAAGGACAAGTACATCTTCCAAGTTTCACCTTTAAAGTCACAGTAGGTGAAATAACAGGCACAG GTGAAGGTCATAGCAAGAAGATTGCAAAACACAGAGCTGCAGAAGCTGCCTTGAACGTTTTGAAAGGAAATCCAAGTATTGG TCTTTCAGTGCCAGACTCCATAGTTCCAGATTCTCCAAAGCAACCACAAAATCAAACCAATCCTATAGGTACATTACAG GAGCTGGCTGTTCAGAAGGGATGGAGACTTCCTGAATATTCACTTGCACATGAGTCGGGGCCTCCTCACAAGCGGGAGTTTACAATGACTTGCAGAATAGAAACATTTGTAGAAACTg GGACTGGGACATCTAAGAAACTAGCAAAGCGAAATGCTGCTGAAAAATTACTTGCCAAATTCCACAGTTTCCCTCCAGATAGCATCAATATTTCCTTA GGAAATGAAGTGGGAAATAATTTAGGATGCACATGGGATGCCTTAAGGAACTCATCAGAAGAAAAAATTACCTTGCTGAAGAGAAGTCCACTCAGTATTCCTAATACAGACTATGTCCAACTGCTTGGAGAAGTTGCAGAAGAACAAGGTTTTGTTATAACATATTTGAATATAG aagagctgagcgTGAATGGACAGTACCAATGTCTTGCTGAACTCTCAACCAATCCAGTCACAGTTTGCCATGGTACTGGGATTTCTTGGGGCAATGCTCACAACGATGCTGCTCACAATGCATTACAGTATTTAAAGATCATGGCTGGAAGAAAATAA